Below is a genomic region from Trichomycterus rosablanca isolate fTriRos1 chromosome 15, fTriRos1.hap1, whole genome shotgun sequence.
CACCCTCTGCTTCTCTAACTCCGCCTCCTCCTCTGGAGTTCGTTcttcttctccttttttacttttctttgttttcttgtttttccgGGACGTTcctgtaaaaaaagaaagaaaaaaaaaacattaataagagagccgggattcgaaccTTCAGGGCTACATCTGCAGAAAGAAAAACACACTGAACTCACCTGAGGCTCCGTCCAGCTCCTCAGAGAAGAAGGGGTCGTTGAGATCGACATCAGGAGGAAGTTCATCATCGCTGATACCATCAGCATCGTCAGCGTCGTCCTCGACCCCCTGAGACAGAAGGTGCCAGTGTCAGATGACCCCTCAGTGCCCGATTCATAACCCCAAGGTTTGAAAACCAGaacggaaccggttcaagaaccgaAGTTCtcttggtggaaaagcgctcaccttcttgtcttttcttttatctttcttcttctccttcttcttctGAAGAAACTCCTCCCAGGGCGTCAGCTTTTCTTTGGCTTCCATCTTCTTCTTCACCAACTTCGCCGCGTTCTCCTTCAACCCTTTAACGACATCGAAAAGAGACCGGGTGACTCCGAGGACGGGGCGTACTTTTGGCCCGACTGCTACATTCTGCATGAAGCTTCGAATCTCAGTGATGCTATCAGCCGTCCGGGCGCCTGcgcagacacacgattggctgtgtgtctggaGGGGGAGGGACGATGGCTGTTTTCACCTACTAGTATCGCAGTATTGCTATAAGGCTTCATGTAAGaccccaacactggcaggtgataagaagcggcggCAGATTCAATTCTGGGTTCACCGTtcgggaactggatatgactaaatgggggggggggtaaagagGTTTACCTGGCACCCATGTGATCTCCATCTCCATGGCCTTGTCCTTCTCCTTCCTGTCCTTGTCCTGGATGCCCTGCAGAAGCTGGCGGTATTTGGAGATCTGCTCGtcctccttcttcttcttccccTTCCTCACATCTGTCGTCTTCTCCTCTGAAAGATCAAAGCAGAACATCTGGATGAGCGGTTAAAGACAACTAGGAACACCCGACTTGGGGTCAGCTGACCAGGCAAGAGCGACCCCTGCTGTCTGGAcaggtggtggaggaatacctAAGTCTAGTGTGCTCCTCTGAGAATCTCACAGCGCCATAGAAGGGGGAACTGGACATGTCAAAATTCCGCTTACCCTCGGGCGCTTCATCCGTTCGGTCCTCCGCCGTGTACCCTTCCTCCTCGTCCTCGTCCTCGCTGGAGGACGCCAGGTACGCCTTGAAGTCCATGTCCAGCAGCTCGTCCTTGTTGAAGTTCCTGCTGAGGGCGGTGATGCGGTCGTGATCCGTCTCGTCCCAGGTTAGTTCCACCTGCGgagggcgcacacacacacacacacacactattacatatacagtgtgtatatcTAATATACAAAGTCCTAGGgcgtgtctttttttttttttttttggggggggggggggggggtgaagtATAGTGTGTTAGCCTAAAACAAATTAGTTAGGACAAAAAGggtaaccaaaagtatgtgaacaccacaAATTCTCTTATTACTATTAAGCCAAGCTTTCGTCTCTTTGAGTAAGTGCAAATCCctacaggcacactccaaaatcccgTGGACAGTCTCCTGTGGAAGGTGGAAGAGACTCATAGTGTCCCAATCCAAATCGACTCACATTCAGGACCGAATATAAGCCGAGCGATCGAACATTGAGGGCCTCACTCAGGGGTCTTTCTAAATGACCCCTCCATATTAAGGTCAGGCGTCCGTATATTTTTGGCTCTATGGAACAGTGAGTGCAAAAACCGGGACCAGGTCCGACCTTGGCGGTGGTGGTGGCGGTGGAGGTGAAGAGTTTGGGTTTGTAGGTGGACAGGTCCACGTCCGTGGCTCGGTCTCTGGGCTCGTCCTCGAACGTCGTGCTGTCGGGGATgaacctgcaacacacacacacacacacacacacacacacacacacaattacaactCCGCTCTACATACAGCTTAGgtcagaaggggtgtcccaatacttttgaccacatagaATGAAGGATTTGGAGGATTTTTAGCTGAACAGGCAACCAATGTAAGCTATTCCAATCCCTCAGAAGTATCGTTCACAAGGGTCACATGACTCTCAGAGAGGAGAAACTCCGCCCGCTCAGATCGACTGGACAAACCGCCCGGTCATGTGACTTCAGAAGTGGTCAtcagggtgtcccaatacttctgaccACGTAGCGCATGACTATGTGAACATAATGACAGATTTGGGGGATTTTTTCCTGAACAGGCAACAAACGTCTAGAAgcttgtctggggtgtgttgctCTGTGACACCCAgtgacccaccacgaccctgacaaGCCAAAGGAGAAACTCTGCCCGGTCATGTGACatcagaaggggtgtcccaatacttttttccACATAGAATGAAGGATTTGGAGGATTTGTTGCTGAACAGGCAACCAACGTCTAGACGCCCGTCTGGGGTGTGTTGCTGCGTCGCGCCCGGTgactcaccgcgaccctgaccaggataatgcggTACAGTATTCCAACCCTCAGGAGTATCGTTCACAAGGGTCACATGACTCTCAGAGAGGAGAAACTCCGCCCGCTCATGTGACGTGCCCCGCCCAGTCTCACCGCAGGTCCAGCGCCGAGCAGCTGCTCTCGTACTCGAAGCCGTCGCACTCCTCGTAGATCCTGGCGGCCGTCTCGGGCGAGTCGCACTCCGCCACGGCGTAGTAGTAGCGCAGGCGCTTGAACTGGTAATCGCGCACCTTCTCCCTGGAGATCCTGGGGGCACGGACacaaaaaatacacataaaacatGCGTTAggagtgtgggaatttgtgcctgctcATACGcagagctcgctttgtgcatggggaccttccctaaaccgttgcTGCAAAGTGAAGCGTGTgtaacaaattcccacagacaagaTCACATACACGTCGATCTATTtcaatattgtttgtttttggaaaaaatcgggcgtccaaatacttttggccgtatagagTACAGCACTGATTTAGACCCTGACGACGCCCATCCAAAAACCGAATCCTGTCTGGAAGAGTGGTGGCTAACACGTGCTTCCTCCTGGTCTAATAAGCTCACCgtcgagtgtccacatactttcgaccGTATGCCGTACAGCACTGATTTACACCCTGCGCCACACGTCCACAAACCGAGTCCTATCTGGAAGAGTGGTGGATAACACGTGCTTCCTCCTGACATCAAGCAGCAGTTTAATTTCCAGTACTAGACGTCTTACAAGCTCACAAtcacgtgtccacatacttttgactttaCAGCGTATGGCACTAATTTAGACCCGGTCAACGCCCATCCACACACCAAGTCTGGAAGTGTGGTGGCTAACACGTGCTTCCTCCTGACATCAAGCAGCAGTTTCGTTTACAAACCCAGACTTCTAACAAGCTCACaatcgggtgtccaaatacttttggccatatagcctACAGCGCCGATTCAGACCCTGACGACGCCCATCCACAAACCCTGTCTGGAAGTGCGGTGGCCGACATGTGCTTCCCCCTGACAGGAAGCATCAGTTTCATTTCCGAAactggacgtccgacaagctcacgtttgtgtgtccacatactttcgaccTGGGTTACCTCTGTTCTTCGGTGTCCACGTCCGGATTGTCCGGCAGGCTGGTGAGTTCCAGGGGACCCTGAGTCTGTTCCGATTCGATCCTCTCCTTCCCAAACTCCGACGGGTagatctgacacacacacacacacacacacgttcagcACGTACGTTAATCAGAACTCGCTATCCGTTAGCGGATGACGACAGGTGAGGCGTGGGTGGGTACCGTGACGGACAGCACCGCTCCTCCGCTGGGTTTGAACGAGTTGAAGAGAGCCAGCAGGTCTTTGGCTTTGATCCGATCCCAGTTCATGTTACACACCGCCAGCCTCCGAGtgacctgaacacacacacacacacacacacacacacacacacacttcagtcaCCAGTGATTAGCGTACTATTCTATGTATCTTTATGAAAAGCGGAAGAAAAATGTTGACCGgaagggcacaaattctcacagtataatgataatatataatatataatacttagtatataaagtataataattcaggtggttgctagggtgttgtTAAGAATTTGGTACGGTTGTTAAGGAGATGGTGTTTCTAGGTGGTTGGTACAATAATTTAGCTGTTGCTAGGATGTTGTTAAGAATTTGGTACGGTTGTTAAGGAGATGGTGTTTCTAGGTGGTTGGTACAATAATTTAagtgttgctaggtggttggtACAATAATTTaggtgttgctaggtggttggtACAATAATTTaggtgttgctaggtggttggtACAATAATTTAGGTGTTGCTAGGTTGTTAAGAATTTGGTACGGTTGTTAAGGAGATGGTGTTTCTAGGTGGTTGGTACAATAATTTAagtgttgctaggtggttggtACAATAATTTAagtgttgctaggtggttggtATAATAattcaggtggttgctaggatgTTGTTAAGAATTTGTACGGTTGTTAAGGAGATGGTGTTTCTAGGTGGTTGGTACAATAATTTAagtgttgctaggtggttggtACAATAATTTaggtgttgctaggtggttggtACAATAATTaggtgttgctaggtggttggtATAATAattcaggtggttgctaggatgTTGTTAAGAATTTAGTACGGTTGTTAAGGAGATGGTGTTTCTAGGTGGTTGGTACAATAATTTAGGTGTTGCTAGGTCGTtggtataatttgggtggttgctagggtgttgtTAAGAATTTGGTACGGTTGTTAAGGAGATGGTGTTGCTAGATGGTTGGTACAATAATTTAGGTGATTGCTAGGATGTTGCCAGGTCGttggtataatttaggtggttgctagggtgttgctAGATTGTTGGTATGAtttaggtggttgctagggtgttgtTAAGAATTTGGTACGGTGGTTGAGAAAAtggtgttgctaggtggttggtATAATAATTTAGGTGATTGCTAGGATATTGCTAGGTCGTTGGTATGAtttaggtggttgctagggtgctGATAGGATTTTGGTACGATGTTTGAGGAGATGGTGTTGCTAGGTGATTGGTATAATAattcaggtggttgctagggtgttgctAGGGATTATTTTTGAGTATGTGAGTGACCTCTCCAGTGCGCGGCGCGTCCTTCCACATCTCCCCCCAGTCGTGTTCGATCTCCTCTTCCTCCTGACGAAGGTAATCCACCTCACCATCCTCCTCCTCAGAGCTCGTCTCCACGTTTCCTTTACCTCTGGCCAGATCGGGACCGTTGTCACTGTCTTCGTCTGACTCGCTACCTTCCTGTTCTTcgtcctcctcatcctcctcctcttctcCATCACTGTCTGCATCATCATCAGTCGAGAGACCTACTCCCTTATCAGTGTCACTGAATTCTTCCTCATCCTCTTCCTCAGAGTCCTCGTCCTCCTCTGTGGAAATACAAGAATCGTGTCAGCTATGTGGTCGCTAAGCCATTGCAATGGTACATCGCTCTAATATTAGGTGGTTTTGAGGGTGTTACTAGGACATCACTGTAATATTAGGTGGTTTTGAGGGTGTTACTaggacattactgtaatattaGGTGGTTTTAAGGGTGTTACTAGGACGTCGCTCTAATATTAGGTGGTTTTGAGGGTGTTACTAGGACATCACTGTAATATTAGGTGGTTTTAAGGGTGTTACTAGGACATCACTCTGATATTAGGTGGTTTTAAGGGTGTTACTAGGACAGAGCTctaatatttaggtggttttAAGGGTGTTACTAGGACATCACTGATATTAGTTGGTTTTAGGGTATTACTAGGACAGagctgtaatatttaggtggttttAAGGGTGTTACTAGGACAGAGCTctaatatttaggtggttttAAGGGTGTTACTAGGACATCACTGATATTAGTTGGTTTTAGGGTATTACTAGGACAGagctgtaatatttaggtggttttgagggtgttactaggacattactgtaatattaGGTGGTTTTAAGGGTGTTACTAGGACGTCGCTctaatatttaggtggttttAAGGGTGTTACTAGGACGTCGCTctaatatttaggtggttttAAGGGTGTTACTAGGACGTCGCTCTAATATTAGGTGGTTTTGAGGGTGTTACTaggacattactgtaatattaGGTGGTTTTAGGGGGTTACTaggacattactgtaatattaGGTGGTTTTAGGGGGTTACTAGGACGTCGCTCTAATATTAGGTGGTTTTGAGGGTGTTACTAGGACATCACTGTAATATTAGGTGGTTTTAAGGGTGTTACTAGGACATCACTCTGATATTAGGTGGTTTTAAGGGTGTTACTAGGACAGAGCTctaatatttaggtggttttAAGGGTGTTACTAGGACATCACTGATATTAGTTGGTTTTAGGGTATTACTAGGACAGagctgtaatatttaggtggttttAAGGGTGTTACTAGGACATCACTCTGATATTAGGTGGTTTTAAGGGTGTTACTAGGACATCACTCTGATATTAGGTGGTTTTAAGGGGGTTACTAGGACATcactgtaatatttaggtggttttAAGGGTGTTACTAGGACATCACTCTGATATTAGGTGGTTTTAAGGGTGTTACTAGGACATaactgtaatatttaggtggttttGAGGGGGTTACTAGGACATCACTCTGATATTAGGTGGTTTTAAGGGTGTTACTAGGACATCACTCTGATATTAGGTGGTTTTAGGGTATTACTAGGACagctgtaatatttaggtggttttGAGGGGGTTACTAGGACATCACTCTGATATTAGGTGGTTTTAAGGGTGTTACTAGGACATcactgtaatatttaggtggttttAAGGGTGTTACTAGGACATCACTCTGATATTAGGTGGTTTTAAGGGTGTTACTAGGACATaactgtaatatttaggtggttttGAGGGGGTTACTAGGACATCACTCTGATATTAGGTGGTTTTAAGGGTGTTACTAGGACATCACTCTGATATTAGGTGGTTTTAGGGGGTTACTAGGACATCACTCTGATATTAGGTGGTTTTAAGGGTGTTACTAGGACAGAGCTctaatatttaggtggttttAAGGGTGTTACTAGGACATCACTCTGATATTAGGTGGTTTTAAGGGTGTTACTAGGACAGagctgtaatatttaggtggttttAAGGGTGTTACTAGGACATCACTCTGATATTAGGTGGTTTTAAGGGTGTTACTaggacattactgtaatatttaggtggttttGAGGGGGTTACTAGGACATCACTCTGATATTAGGTGTTTTTAAGGGTGTTACTAGGACATCACTCTGATATTAGGTGGTTTTGAGGGTGTTACTAGGACATCACTCTGATATTAGGTGGTTTTAGGGTGTTACTAGGACAGagctgtaatatttaggtggttttAAGGGTGTTACTAGGACATCACTCTGATATTAGGTGGTTTTAAGGGTGTTACTaggacattactgtaatatttaggtggttttGAGGGGGTTACTAGGACAGagctgtaatatttaggtggttttGAGGGGGTTACTAGGACAGagctgtaatatttaggtggttttAAGGGTGTTACTAGGACATCACTCTGATATTAGGTGGTTTTAAGGGTGTTACTaggacattactgtaatatttaggtggttttGAGGGGGTTACTAGGACAGagctgtaatatttaggtggttttGAGGGGGTTACTAGGACAGagctgtaatatttaggtggttttGAGGGGGTTACTAGGACAGagctgtaatatttaggtggttttAAGGGTGTTACTAGGACATCACTCTGATATTAGGTGGTTTTTAGGGTGTTACTaggacattactgtaatatttaggtggttttGAGGGTGTTACTAGGACATCACTCTGATATTAGGTGGTTTTAGGGTGTTACTAGGACAGAGCTctaatatttaggtggttttGAGGGGGTTACTAGGACGTCACTCTGATATTAGGTGGTTTTAGGGTGTTACTaggacattactgtaatatttaggtggttttGAGGGGGTTACTAGGACATCACTCTGATATTAGGTGGTTTTAAGGGTGTTACTAGGACATCACTCTGATATTAGGTGGTTTTAAGGGTGTTACTAGGACATCACTCTGATATTAGGTGGTTTTAGGGTGTTACTAGGACAGagctgtaatatttaggtggttttAAGGGTGTTACTAGGACATCACTCTGATATTAGGTGGTTTTAAGGGTGTTACTaggacattactgtaatatttaggtggttttGAGGGGGTTACTAGGACATCACTCTGATATTAGGTGGTTTTAAGGGTGTTACTAGGACATCACTCTGATATTAGGTGGTTTTAGGGTGTTACTAGGACAGagctgtaatatttaggtggttttAAGGGTGTTACTAGGACATCACTCTGATATTAGGTGGTTTTAAGGGTGTTACTaggacattactgtaatatttaggtggttttGAGGGGGTTACTAGGACAGagctgtaatatttaggtggttttaagggtgttactaggacattactgtaatatttaggtggttttGAGGGGGTTACTAGGACAGagctgtaatatttaggtggttttGAGGGGGTTACTAGGACAGagctgtaatatttaggtggttttAAGGGTGTTACTAGGACATCACTCTGATATTAGGTGGTTTTTAGGGTGTTACTaggacattactgtaatatttaggtggttttGAGGGTGTTACTAGGACATCACTCTGATATTAGGTGGTTTTAGGGTGTTACTAGGACAGAGCTctaatatttaggtggttttGAGGGGGTTACTAGGACGTCACTCTGATATTAGGTGGTTTTAGGGTGTTACTaggacattactgtaatatttaggtggttttGAGGGGGTTACTAGGACATCACTCTGATATTAGGTGGTTTTAAGGGTGTTACTAGGACATCACTCTGATATTAGGTGGTTTTAGGGTGTTACTAGGACAGagctgtaatatttaggtggttttAAGGGTGTTACTAGGACATCACTCTGATATTAGGTGGTTTTAAGGGTGTTACTaggacattactgtaatatttaggtggttttGAGGGGGTTACTAGGACATCACTCTGATATTAGGTGGTTTTAAGGGTGTTACTAGGACATCACTCTGATATTAGGTGGTTTTAGGGTGTTACTAGGACAGagctgtaatatttaggtggttttAAGGGTGTTACTAGGACATCACTCTGATATTAGGTGGTTTTAAGGGTGTTACTaggacattactgtaatatttaggtggttttGAGGGGGTTACTAGGACAGagctgtaatatttaggtggttttGAGGGGGTTACTAGGACAGagctgtaatatttaggtggttttaagggtgttactaggacattactgtaatatttaggtggttttGAGGGGGTTACTAGGACAGagctgtaatatttaggtggttttGAGGGGGTTACTAGGACAGagctgtaatatttaggtggttttGAGGGGGTTACTAGGACAGagctgtaatatttaggtggttttAAGGGGGTTACTAGGACATCACTCTGATATTAGGTGGTTTTTAGGGTGTTACTaggacattactgtaatatttaggtggttttAAGGGGGTTACTAGGACATCACTCTGATATTAGGTGGTTTTTAGGGTGTTACTaggacattactgtaatatttaggtggttttGAGGGTGTTACTAGGACATCACTCTGATATTAGGTGGTTTTAGGGTGTTACTAGGACAGAGCTctaatatttaggtggttttGAGGGGGTTACTAGGACGTCACTCTGATATTTAGGTGGTTTTAAGGGTGTTGCCAGGTCTGTAATGATTTATCACCTTCTTGAATgattctctctcctctctctccacCTGCTTTCGGCGGTTTCTCCTCCACGCCCGACTTGACCTCAGTCTTCTTtcccttcttcttcttctcctccTTCCCCCGCGGCGCCTCCTCTCCGTCGGACAGCTCGGAGTCGGACAGTTTGTAGAAGCGCTTCAGGTCCTCGGCGGACGTGTGACTGACCGGCCGGCCGCGCTTGTCCACCGTGTACTTCAGCTTGAAGCGCTCGTCATGGAACATGGACTGGAAGCGCTTGTCGATCTTGACCTTCTGCTCCATGTCGGGCATCTCCCAGAACCGAGGGTCCTTCTGGACCCGGGAGAAGCGCTGGTCACCGCTCGGCTCTTTCTTAGAGGACATGATGCTGATGGGCGGAGTCTCAGTCAGTCGGGCGGCGGGTTACAAACCTGAGAGGAAAAGAACCGAACCGGTCAAGATGATGGAAGTCCGACAGTCCAACAGACTCAAAAtctcatttatatatatatattacgttttatatatatcacattttatatatatatatatataaacacatcatACCCGTTCAAATGAAGTCACTTCTTGATCTTACAGTCTGAAATCAAAAccaggtgttaaaaaaaaagctttactaAATGTTTTGTCCAAAAACAAAagcaatatttataataatataacaatataatattgtaataatataataataatattgtaataaaattatataataataatataatattttataataatataataatattgtaataatattctataataataataaaattttattgtaataatattctataataataatataattatattgtaataatattcaattacaataacaataatattgtaataaaattatataataataatataatattttataataatataataatattgtaataatattctataataataatataattatattgtaataatattctataataatataataatattgtaataatattctataataatataattatattgtaataatattctataataataatataattatattgtaataatattctataataataatataattatattgtagtaatattctataataatattgtaataataagctacaatataaatttaataatataataatatatatgctataatattaatataataatataataatactgtaataatattctataatgttactttaataatataatagtattgTAACAATaagttataataaatataatagtatTGTAATAAtatgctataataataatttaacaataataatattgtaatacgctataataacaatataacaatataaaagtattgtaatatgttataataacaatataataataatataatagtattgTAATAAAGtgctataataatataatagtattgTAAtaatatgttataataataataacttaataataTAACAGTATTTAAGTCAATAAACAAACGTGCTGTACGGATTGCTGTTATCACCTCCAGAACGATCAACAGCAGGTCAGTCCGTGCATGTTAAAACTTTTTTACTCTCTAAATACACGTAAGATATTTTAACACCGATCAGAACCATCAAATCACTGTTTAATTGTAAAAACGTGGGCAGAATTAGCAACTGGGTGTGCGGAACACTGTGATCTTAATATAATCTGACGTTTTAAcgctaaataaatacacatgcgGATCCAGTGGTGGCACAAAAGCATGCTAtgatttctgactttacattaaaacttaaatatgaCGCGAAAACACTCACCGATCACAGTAActacacagtaaacatttaaatCCGAATCCACGTGGTTATCTGGGGGACACTCAAACTTCCGTTTATTTTAGGCAACGCACTTTGTGCTACGGTAAGCCTTAAGGTTCAAATCAACTCACAGCAACATAAAACGTGACATTAttgtcttgttttttatttgtaagtattctatcatttaataaaatactttaattATCAATAACTTAGTAGTTCGTTTATTTTTACACAAGAAGAATCATATTAAAGGCTTTTAATTTGACGAGTATTCCTCGCCTTCTGTTGACCGCTCATGTTATGGATGTGTCCCATATAGCGCCATGCTCACTTCACACGCGCCCTAGATCGTTCCCTTAAACAGAAGTCAGCGTGAATTTTAATCGCGGCCCTTATTGAAATCTGTACATTTCTCTAACTAAACTGGTAACTAAAATTTACTTCAAATTAAGATACTTTTTACTACGATTTACCGCATGACCCCTGCTGCCTACCTAGTGCACTTTTATGCAAACGAATGCATTTGTGATACGTCCGCAAAACAGGTCAACAGCGGTGCTTAACGCGACACACATGCCGTCCTGAtttctgtatttgtatttatttcatttattcctttttttataaacaaactaatcacaatgaatcatttattaaaatcaGGCTGTATGTGCAAATGTGTTTACCGCAGAGCAGCAGTTCGCTT
It encodes:
- the esf1 gene encoding ESF1 homolog is translated as MSSKKEPSGDQRFSRVQKDPRFWEMPDMEQKVKIDKRFQSMFHDERFKLKYTVDKRGRPVSHTSAEDLKRFYKLSDSELSDGEEAPRGKEEKKKKGKKTEVKSGVEEKPPKAGGERGERIIQEEEDEDSEEEDEEEFSDTDKGVGLSTDDDADSDGEEEEDEEDEEQEGSESDEDSDNGPDLARGKGNVETSSEEEDGEVDYLRQEEEEIEHDWGEMWKDAPRTGEVTRRLAVCNMNWDRIKAKDLLALFNSFKPSGGAVLSVTIYPSEFGKERIESEQTQGPLELTSLPDNPDVDTEEQRISREKVRDYQFKRLRYYYAVAECDSPETAARIYEECDGFEYESSCSALDLRFIPDSTTFEDEPRDRATDVDLSTYKPKLFTSTATTTAKVELTWDETDHDRITALSRNFNKDELLDMDFKAYLASSSEDEDEEEGYTAEDRTDEAPEEEKTTDVRKGKKKKEDEQISKYRQLLQGIQDKDRKEKDKAMEMEITWVPGLKENAAKLVKKKMEAKEKLTPWEEFLQKKKEKKKDKRKDKKGVEDDADDADGISDDELPPDVDLNDPFFSEELDGASGTSRKNKKTKKSKKGEEERTPEEEAELEKQRAEMALLMDEDDKHKHFNYDKIVEHQNLSKKKRKKLLKSNTPLEEDNFQVDVKDPRFQAMFTSHLYNLDPSDPAYKKTKGTRSILEEKQRRREKREEALQGRRAPEEPVQGAAAPDEPVDPGLSLLIKSVRNKTEQFLARKKQRTK